One Vicinamibacteria bacterium genomic window, GGCCGACGGATGCGATTCGCGAGTCTCCCGATTCCTATACCACGCCGGCTCTCCTGGAATACGACGGCAAGAAAGAGCTCGTGATCACCGGCGGCGACGTCGTCACCGGCCACGACCTCGACACCGGCGAGGAGCTCTGGCGGGCGGACGGGCTCAACCCGGACAACGACGCCAATTACCGCATCGTCGCCTCACCGGTGGTGATGGAGGGCATCATCTACGCCCCCACCCGAGTACGCCCCATGCTCGCGCTCAAGGCCGGAGGCAAGGGAGATGTGACGTCAAGCCATCGTCTCTGGGATTTCGATGACGGGCCAGATGTACCCACGCCGGTGACTGACGGAAAGTATCTCTATATCGTCAACGATCGCGGGATCCTGTTCAGCCTCGACGCGAAGACCGGCGAGACCATCTGGGGTCCCGAGCGCATCGCCTCGGGGATCTACAGCGCATCGCCGGTTCTCGCCGACGGAAAGATCTATGCGACTAGCGAGGACGGCATCACGACCGTCGTGAAAGCGGGGCCGGCTTTCGAGGTTCTCGCCGAGAACAACCTCGAGAGCTATACCCTCAGCTCACCGGCGATCTCGCGCGGGCAGATCTTTCTCAGGACGGAAGACTACCTGTACTGCATCGGTGAGCCCTCGGAATGAGCTAGGTGATTTCCAGTGCTTTCGCGAGAGCCTGGTTCAGCGCCTCGAGCTTTGCGCCTTTGAGTTGGCTCACGTACCCGGTGAGCTTTGACTTGAACATCAACGTCAGAAAATCGCAGCGTATCGAACACTCTTTCGGGAACCCTTCGTCGCGCCCCACCG contains:
- a CDS encoding PQQ-binding-like beta-propeller repeat protein codes for the protein PTDAIRESPDSYTTPALLEYDGKKELVITGGDVVTGHDLDTGEELWRADGLNPDNDANYRIVASPVVMEGIIYAPTRVRPMLALKAGGKGDVTSSHRLWDFDDGPDVPTPVTDGKYLYIVNDRGILFSLDAKTGETIWGPERIASGIYSASPVLADGKIYATSEDGITTVVKAGPAFEVLAENNLESYTLSSPAISRGQIFLRTEDYLYCIGEPSE